From Aquificota bacterium, one genomic window encodes:
- a CDS encoding DsrE family protein has translation MEQKAPDLVIILLTGKENPKRLPSAFFLASTAAAEDMNVVVYFTGPATELLKKGVADSIYPMEGGQPLSYFIKLALDNGVQMVACKQSLDLNGMTEEDLAYNFPVLTPTQALPTLGMAGRVLTW, from the coding sequence ATGGAACAAAAGGCGCCCGACTTAGTAATAATACTCCTCACCGGAAAGGAAAATCCCAAAAGGCTTCCTTCTGCCTTTTTCCTTGCTTCCACTGCTGCTGCGGAAGATATGAACGTGGTAGTTTATTTTACCGGTCCGGCAACGGAACTTCTCAAGAAGGGTGTGGCAGATAGCATCTATCCCATGGAAGGTGGACAGCCCCTTTCCTACTTTATCAAGCTTGCCTTGGACAACGGCGTTCAGATGGTAGCATGCAAACAATCTTTGGACCTAAACGGCATGACAGAAGAAGATTTAGCCTACAACTTCCCAGTGCTTACACCAACGCAAGCTCTTCCAACCCTTGGTATGGCTGGAAGGGTTCTAACTTGGTAA
- a CDS encoding glycosyltransferase family 9 protein, whose product MDRKALIVRLSSLGDVVLTSCLIDPLLELGYKPYLLTFRPYGEVFLEDPRLEVLRVEKGELFSKENLNRLKGFDLYLDMHKNLRTFLLRLRLGGTWKSYKKHSLRRRLAIYFKTFRKDYSVVDAYLQTIGYKTGKPKIILSEERLKTWKEKLGDRYVCIGPGARYEKKRYPYFDRVAELFEREGYKVVFVGDEKDRNLCKNWTGINLCGTLSLLDVLAVIKGAMLFIGNDSGLLHMARAVGTKAVQIYGGTHPTFGFALSKEEGIYLLKGLDCQPCDLHGKGKCRLGDYPFPCLQIEPEIVFKKALSLLPS is encoded by the coding sequence GTGGATAGAAAAGCTCTTATAGTAAGGCTATCTTCTTTGGGTGATGTGGTTCTTACCTCCTGCCTTATAGATCCTTTGTTGGAGCTGGGCTACAAGCCATACCTTTTAACCTTTAGACCTTATGGAGAAGTCTTCTTAGAGGACCCAAGGCTTGAGGTCCTTCGGGTGGAAAAGGGCGAGCTTTTTAGTAAAGAAAACCTTAATAGGTTAAAGGGCTTTGACCTTTACTTGGATATGCACAAAAATTTAAGAACGTTTCTTTTAAGGCTAAGGTTGGGAGGAACTTGGAAAAGTTATAAAAAACATTCCTTAAGACGCAGGCTTGCCATATACTTCAAAACCTTTAGAAAGGATTACAGCGTAGTAGACGCCTATCTTCAAACCATAGGTTATAAAACTGGCAAACCAAAGATAATTCTATCGGAAGAAAGGTTAAAGACATGGAAAGAGAAGCTGGGAGATAGGTATGTGTGTATAGGTCCTGGAGCAAGGTATGAAAAGAAAAGATATCCATACTTTGATAGGGTGGCGGAGCTTTTTGAAAGGGAAGGTTATAAGGTTGTCTTTGTAGGAGATGAAAAGGACAGGAATCTGTGTAAAAACTGGACAGGTATAAACCTTTGTGGTACTTTGTCCTTGTTGGATGTATTGGCGGTAATAAAGGGTGCCATGCTCTTTATTGGCAATGATTCCGGGCTTTTGCATATGGCAAGGGCTGTAGGCACAAAGGCCGTGCAGATATACGGTGGAACCCATCCCACCTTTGGCTTTGCCTTGAGTAAAGAAGAAGGTATATATCTTTTAAAGGGCCTTGATTGCCAACCTTGTGATTTACATGGAAAGGGGAAGTGCAGGCTGGGAGATTATCCCTTCCCATGCCTGCAGATAGAACCAGAAATAGTTTTTAAAAAAGCCTTGAGTCTATTACCAAGTTAG
- the pgsA gene encoding CDP-diacylglycerol--glycerol-3-phosphate 3-phosphatidyltransferase, whose protein sequence is MAIAITLLRFFLIVPTLYALEEESRKLAGFFILLAGVSDWLDGGIARKNKEVSKLGTLLDPLVDKAFVLSILSFFLYKQEISLLPFVLLLLRELSVSFLRSLSVEKGYVMPASYLGKAKAFFEFLTLLALSFGFGISSLLLWISVVLAYLSMYDYVIKYLSYEKRA, encoded by the coding sequence ATGGCCATAGCTATAACCCTTCTTAGGTTTTTTCTTATTGTGCCAACTCTATACGCCTTAGAAGAGGAAAGCAGGAAGCTTGCGGGCTTTTTTATACTCTTGGCTGGTGTATCCGATTGGTTAGATGGTGGAATAGCAAGGAAAAACAAAGAAGTGAGCAAGCTGGGAACGTTGCTTGACCCGCTTGTGGATAAAGCCTTTGTGCTTTCCATCCTTTCCTTTTTTCTTTATAAGCAGGAAATAAGCCTTTTGCCTTTTGTGCTTTTACTTTTGCGTGAGCTTTCTGTTTCCTTCCTGAGAAGCCTGTCTGTAGAAAAGGGCTATGTCATGCCAGCATCCTACCTTGGGAAGGCAAAGGCCTTTTTTGAGTTTTTGACCCTGTTGGCTCTATCTTTTGGCTTTGGGATTTCAAGCCTTTTGCTTTGGATTTCTGTAGTATTGGCTTATCTTTCTATGTACGATTATGTGATCAAGTATCTGTCTTATGAAAAAAGGGCTTAG
- the moaD gene encoding molybdopterin converting factor subunit 1, with the protein MKLLYFAILRERLKKDQEEIEFKGNISQLRQLLIEKYPELEPVLKVVRFAVNEEYVGDEYELKGDERVALIPPVSGG; encoded by the coding sequence ATGAAGCTGTTATACTTTGCCATACTTAGAGAAAGGCTAAAGAAGGATCAAGAGGAAATAGAGTTCAAAGGCAACATCTCACAACTGCGCCAGCTTCTAATTGAAAAGTATCCAGAGTTGGAGCCTGTTCTTAAGGTAGTCAGGTTTGCGGTAAATGAGGAGTATGTGGGAGATGAATACGAGCTAAAAGGGGATGAGAGGGTGGCACTAATACCCCCTGTGAGCGGTGGATAG